A stretch of Rhizobium sp. TH2 DNA encodes these proteins:
- a CDS encoding copper chaperone PCu(A)C, whose product MHIANRVIVTLIALILSTTPVFAHDYKAGDLEIRHPWSKAMNPGAKTGGGFMTITNHGTEPDRLIKISSDVADLIQVHEMKVDNGMMTMGEVPGGLEIAPGATVELTPGAIHVMFMSVKQPFKEGEKIKAVLTFEKAGDVEVEFKVEPANKGDDGHDMKNMKM is encoded by the coding sequence ATGCATATCGCAAATCGCGTGATCGTCACGCTTATCGCACTCATCCTCTCCACTACCCCAGTGTTCGCACACGACTACAAGGCCGGCGATCTTGAGATCCGCCATCCCTGGTCCAAGGCGATGAACCCCGGCGCCAAGACGGGCGGCGGCTTCATGACGATCACCAATCACGGCACCGAACCGGACCGGCTGATCAAGATCTCGTCGGATGTCGCGGACCTGATCCAGGTCCATGAAATGAAGGTCGACAACGGCATGATGACGATGGGTGAAGTTCCCGGCGGCCTCGAAATCGCCCCCGGCGCGACCGTCGAACTCACGCCCGGCGCCATCCACGTCATGTTCATGAGCGTCAAGCAGCCCTTCAAGGAAGGCGAGAAGATCAAGGCCGTGCTGACCTTCGAAAAGGCCGGTGACGTCGAGGTCGAGTTCAAGGTCGAACCCGCCAACAAGGGCGACGACGGCCACGACATGAAGAACATGAAGATGTGA
- a CDS encoding peroxiredoxin has translation MTIAIGDTLPAATLKEKTSEGVTDIDLQEFLKGRKIVLFAVPGAFTPTCSLNHLPGFLENRDSFFAKGVDEIVVLSVNDHHVMQAWAKASGGEGKIRFLADGSAIFTKAIGLENEMNGMGIRSKRYSMLIEDGKVTQFNIETVPGQAEVSGAATLLGQL, from the coding sequence ATGACCATTGCCATCGGCGACACATTGCCCGCCGCCACGCTCAAGGAAAAGACATCGGAAGGTGTCACCGATATCGACCTCCAGGAATTTTTGAAGGGCCGCAAGATCGTGCTCTTCGCGGTACCGGGCGCGTTCACGCCCACCTGTTCGCTCAACCACCTGCCGGGCTTCCTGGAAAACCGCGATAGCTTCTTCGCCAAGGGCGTCGACGAGATCGTTGTGCTGTCGGTCAACGACCATCACGTGATGCAGGCCTGGGCCAAGGCGTCGGGTGGCGAAGGCAAGATCCGCTTCCTCGCCGACGGCTCCGCCATCTTCACCAAGGCCATCGGGCTTGAAAACGAGATGAACGGCATGGGTATCCGCTCGAAGCGCTACTCCATGCTGATCGAGGACGGCAAGGTCACCCAGTTCAACATCGAGACCGTGCCGGGGCAGGCCGAGGTCTCTGGCGCCGCGACGCTGCTCGGCCAGCTCTAA
- a CDS encoding protein-disulfide reductase DsbD domain-containing protein, which translates to MKNLFRAVLFAVLAALSWLPPAAQAAMSEWAESEGGRMRLVAISQPRNDAILALLQIEPKPGWKTYWRDPGDAGMPPQLDFTGSINLVLRSVSFPVPEIGNDDGGRFVGYHQPVSLIVEFAKPLPDAPSTINLNAIVGICEKVCLPFMTNFSMPLKPGQPEGEEFMQLQLAQSALPEKPGKDFEIRNLHFSADSKMIEAEITLPGAEAPQVAIVAPPGLRLGKVEIDAGMDKIAHIRIPVISDKAQAERTITMLVKSGGRAIEATLALK; encoded by the coding sequence TTGAAAAACCTTTTTAGAGCCGTCCTGTTTGCCGTGCTCGCGGCTTTGAGCTGGCTGCCGCCGGCAGCGCAAGCGGCGATGAGCGAATGGGCGGAATCCGAGGGTGGCCGGATGCGGCTCGTGGCGATCTCGCAGCCACGCAACGACGCGATCCTCGCTCTTCTGCAAATCGAACCGAAGCCCGGCTGGAAGACCTATTGGCGCGACCCGGGCGATGCCGGCATGCCGCCGCAGCTCGATTTCACTGGGTCGATCAATCTGGTGCTTCGGTCGGTTTCATTTCCGGTGCCGGAGATCGGCAATGACGATGGCGGCCGCTTCGTCGGTTACCATCAGCCCGTCAGCCTGATCGTGGAATTCGCGAAGCCACTGCCTGACGCGCCTTCCACGATCAATCTCAATGCGATCGTCGGCATCTGCGAGAAGGTGTGCCTGCCCTTCATGACGAACTTTTCCATGCCGCTGAAACCTGGCCAACCGGAAGGCGAGGAATTCATGCAGTTGCAGCTTGCGCAGTCAGCTCTTCCCGAAAAGCCGGGGAAGGATTTCGAGATCAGGAATCTGCATTTCTCGGCTGACAGCAAGATGATTGAAGCAGAGATCACGTTGCCCGGCGCCGAAGCACCGCAGGTTGCAATCGTGGCGCCGCCGGGTCTGCGGCTGGGCAAGGTGGAGATCGATGCCGGGATGGACAAAATCGCTCACATCCGCATCCCCGTCATCAGCGACAAGGCACAGGCGGAGCGTACGATCACCATGCTCGTCAAATCAGGTGGCCGGGCCATCGAAGCAACCCTTGCGCTGAAATAG
- a CDS encoding YqgE/AlgH family protein: MVDIQTLKSKGERGFLDGQFLIAMPGMPDGNFSRAVVYICAHSSDGAMGFIINQPQQLSFVDILRHLKIVADEDAILLPDETRDFPIQKGGPVESGRGFVLHTDDYLTQSSIPVSDEICLTATVDIIRAMSRGRGPKKASLLLGYAGWGAGQIESEIANNGWLSCPADESLIFDHGLDDKYDRALALMGIHPAMLSMQAGHG, from the coding sequence ATGGTCGATATCCAGACTTTGAAGAGCAAAGGCGAGCGCGGCTTTCTTGACGGTCAGTTCCTGATCGCCATGCCGGGGATGCCCGACGGCAATTTCTCCCGCGCCGTGGTCTATATCTGCGCCCATTCCAGCGATGGCGCGATGGGCTTCATCATCAATCAGCCGCAGCAGTTGAGCTTCGTCGATATCCTGCGCCATCTCAAAATCGTCGCCGACGAGGATGCGATCCTGCTTCCCGACGAGACGCGTGATTTTCCGATCCAGAAGGGCGGCCCGGTCGAATCCGGCCGTGGCTTCGTGCTCCACACCGATGATTACCTCACCCAGTCTTCGATCCCGGTCAGCGACGAGATCTGCCTCACCGCCACCGTCGATATCATCCGCGCCATGTCGCGGGGCAGGGGGCCGAAGAAGGCCTCGCTGCTGCTCGGCTATGCCGGCTGGGGTGCGGGCCAGATCGAGAGCGAAATCGCCAACAACGGCTGGCTTAGCTGCCCGGCGGATGAGAGCCTGATTTTCGACCATGGGCTGGATGACAAGTACGATCGCGCGCTGGCTCTGATGGGCATCCATCCGGCGATGCTGTCGATGCAGGCGGGGCATGGGTGA
- a CDS encoding sensor domain-containing phosphodiesterase, with the protein MLLFFVMMLAPMSAMALEPVKISREDKALDLTAIAEIYAGQGEAFQVSTAAGTDGIVRRIEVRASSQNHNGDWAVFALANVSDEQLERLIVAPHYRLVNSKIFWPDLGSDRIISITPSEGFALDRVPSNDADVFSITLNPGAVITFVAEINSPQLPQLYLWEPETYKDTVNAFTLYRGIVLGIAGLLAVFLTNLFVIKGTSMLPATAALAWAVLAYVCVDFGFLEQLFGRNTLDERIWRAGAEVALASGLVIFLFTYLNLSRWHANLAYATLAWVLGLGTLFGVAIYDPSIASGIARVSFALTAGVGILLIVFLGFNRYDRAILLIPSWLVIIAWMFGAWLAITGQLDNDIVQPALAFGLVLIVLLIGFTVMQHAFAGGAYQQGLFSDLERQSLALTGSGDTIWDWDVARDRVMTIPDIALKLGAVPGALHGPARNWLPRLHPDDRDRFRATLDILLAQKRGRLSHDFRLRAEDGQYHWLSIRARPVLSGNGEISRCVGIVEDVTEQKNIVDRLLSDALNDNLTGLPNRQLFLDRLQSLLALGAADENMRPTVLTIDIDRYKQVNDSLGIAAGDNILIALTRRLRRLLKPQDTLGRLAGDEFGVILTSETDPARIADFADAVAKAISVPLNFANEEFILTASIGIVSWTDPTVNGEGLLNDAELAMYRAKKSGGDKVEPFQPSFRMAVSDRLQLESDLRRAIERKEISMVYQPIVRLDDAEIAGFEALMRWDHPRRGNIPPTEFIPLAESSNFISELGLFAIERATADLSIWLAQMGDIPFFMSVNVSSSQLINSNLAEDVRRALAHSDCPPERLKLELTETIVMENPEQSRLILEKLREAGVGLAIDDFGTGFSSLGYITRFPFDTIKIDKSLVRDTSEKRDVLLRSIVSMASELGMALVAEGIESEEDALKLGQMGCQYGQSFFFGPPIGSDSVQRLLRERFPLLKRG; encoded by the coding sequence ATGCTGCTGTTTTTCGTCATGATGCTTGCACCCATGAGTGCCATGGCGCTCGAACCCGTGAAAATCTCGCGCGAGGACAAGGCGCTCGATCTCACCGCGATCGCCGAGATCTATGCCGGCCAGGGCGAGGCATTCCAGGTCTCGACGGCCGCTGGCACCGATGGCATCGTACGCCGTATCGAAGTGCGCGCGAGCTCACAGAACCATAATGGCGACTGGGCGGTGTTCGCGCTCGCCAATGTCTCGGACGAGCAGCTCGAACGGCTGATCGTCGCTCCGCATTACCGGCTGGTGAATTCCAAGATCTTCTGGCCGGACCTGGGTTCCGATCGCATCATTTCGATCACGCCGAGCGAAGGCTTCGCGCTCGACCGCGTGCCGTCAAACGATGCGGATGTGTTCTCGATCACGCTCAATCCGGGCGCGGTGATCACATTTGTCGCCGAGATCAATTCGCCGCAACTGCCGCAGCTCTATCTCTGGGAGCCGGAGACCTACAAGGACACGGTCAACGCGTTCACGCTCTATCGCGGCATCGTGCTCGGCATCGCCGGGCTGCTCGCGGTGTTCCTGACCAATCTCTTCGTCATCAAGGGCACGTCGATGCTGCCGGCCACGGCGGCGCTTGCGTGGGCGGTGCTGGCCTATGTCTGCGTCGATTTCGGCTTCCTCGAGCAGCTTTTCGGGCGCAATACGCTCGACGAGCGAATATGGCGGGCGGGCGCGGAAGTGGCGCTGGCCTCGGGCCTGGTGATCTTCCTCTTCACCTACCTCAATCTCAGCCGATGGCATGCCAACCTCGCCTATGCGACGCTCGCCTGGGTGCTCGGCCTCGGCACGCTGTTCGGGGTGGCGATCTATGATCCGTCGATCGCCTCGGGCATTGCGCGCGTCTCCTTTGCGCTGACTGCCGGGGTCGGCATCCTGCTGATCGTCTTTCTCGGCTTCAATCGTTATGACCGCGCCATCCTGCTGATCCCCTCCTGGCTGGTCATCATCGCCTGGATGTTCGGCGCCTGGCTGGCCATTACCGGCCAGCTTGACAACGATATCGTGCAGCCGGCGCTGGCCTTCGGCCTGGTGCTGATCGTGTTGCTGATCGGCTTTACGGTGATGCAGCATGCTTTCGCCGGCGGCGCCTACCAGCAGGGCTTGTTCTCCGACCTCGAACGGCAGTCGCTGGCGCTGACCGGCTCCGGCGATACGATCTGGGACTGGGACGTGGCGCGTGACCGGGTGATGACTATTCCCGATATCGCGCTCAAGCTCGGCGCGGTGCCCGGTGCGCTGCATGGCCCGGCGCGCAACTGGCTGCCACGGCTGCATCCCGATGACCGCGACCGTTTCCGAGCGACGCTGGACATTTTGCTCGCCCAGAAGCGCGGACGTCTCTCCCACGATTTCCGGCTACGCGCCGAGGACGGCCAGTATCACTGGCTCTCTATCCGAGCCCGGCCGGTGCTATCAGGCAATGGCGAGATCAGCCGCTGCGTCGGCATCGTCGAGGACGTGACCGAGCAGAAGAACATCGTCGACCGCCTGCTCAGCGATGCGCTCAACGACAACCTCACCGGCCTGCCGAACCGCCAGCTCTTCCTCGACCGGCTGCAATCGCTGCTGGCGCTGGGTGCCGCCGACGAGAATATGCGACCGACGGTGCTGACCATCGATATCGACCGCTACAAGCAGGTCAACGATTCCCTCGGCATCGCGGCCGGCGACAATATCCTGATCGCGTTGACCCGCAGACTGCGCCGGCTGCTCAAGCCACAGGATACGCTCGGCCGTCTGGCGGGTGATGAGTTCGGTGTCATCCTGACCTCGGAGACCGATCCGGCCCGCATCGCCGATTTCGCCGATGCGGTGGCCAAGGCGATCTCCGTGCCGCTCAACTTCGCCAACGAGGAGTTCATCCTGACGGCCTCGATCGGCATCGTGTCCTGGACCGATCCGACAGTGAATGGCGAAGGCCTGCTCAACGATGCCGAGCTTGCCATGTATCGCGCCAAGAAATCCGGCGGCGACAAGGTCGAGCCGTTCCAACCATCGTTCCGCATGGCGGTTTCCGACCGGTTGCAGCTCGAATCCGATCTCCGCCGCGCCATCGAGCGCAAGGAAATATCGATGGTCTACCAGCCGATCGTGCGGCTGGATGACGCCGAGATCGCCGGCTTCGAGGCGCTGATGCGATGGGATCATCCGCGCCGCGGCAACATCCCGCCGACCGAATTCATTCCGCTTGCGGAAAGCTCGAATTTCATTTCCGAACTCGGCCTGTTCGCCATTGAGCGCGCCACGGCGGACCTTTCGATCTGGCTTGCCCAGATGGGCGACATTCCGTTCTTCATGTCGGTCAACGTGTCGAGTTCGCAGTTGATCAATTCGAACCTCGCCGAGGATGTGCGACGGGCGCTCGCCCATTCCGATTGCCCGCCTGAACGGCTGAAGCTCGAATTGACCGAAACGATCGTGATGGAAAATCCCGAGCAGTCGCGGCTGATACTCGAGAAACTCCGCGAGGCGGGCGTGGGCCTGGCGATCGACGATTTCGGCACCGGATTCTCGTCGCTCGGCTATATCACCCGCTTTCCCTTCGACACGATCAAGATCGACAAATCACTGGTGCGCGACACCAGCGAGAAGCGCGACGTGCTGCTGCGCTCGATCGTCTCGATGGCCAGTGAACTCGGCATGGCGCTGGTGGCGGAGGGCATCGAGAGCGAGGAAGACGCCCTCAAGCTCGGCCAGATGGGCTGCCAGTACGGCCAGAGTTTCTTCTTCGGCCCGCCGATCGGTTCGGATTCGGTGCAGAGGTTGTTGCGGGAGCGGTTTCCGTTGTTGAAGCGGGGGTAA
- a CDS encoding GNAT family N-acetyltransferase — protein sequence MARSVFGFLSKGSIPEEISGQNHYFRLPRNSDYRAWYALRSDSRLFLERWEPSWEHDGLTESSFRARVIRSAQEFASGVAVPLFLFSRSDHQLIGGLTIGHIRRGASQSCMIGYWMGERFAGQGHMTAGLTIAIHYIFNQLALHRIEAACIPENDRSIRLLEKAGFQREGYMKEFLKIRGEWRDHVLYALIAGNYNKIGKPGI from the coding sequence ATGGCAAGATCAGTCTTCGGTTTCTTGTCGAAGGGAAGCATACCGGAAGAGATATCGGGCCAGAACCATTACTTCCGGCTGCCGCGAAATTCCGACTATCGTGCCTGGTATGCGCTGCGCAGTGACAGCCGGCTCTTCCTCGAACGATGGGAACCAAGCTGGGAACATGACGGGCTGACCGAAAGCAGCTTTCGGGCACGCGTCATCCGCTCCGCCCAGGAATTCGCCTCGGGCGTCGCCGTACCGCTCTTCCTGTTCTCGCGAAGCGATCACCAGTTGATCGGTGGATTGACGATCGGCCATATCCGACGCGGGGCCTCCCAATCCTGCATGATCGGCTACTGGATGGGCGAACGCTTCGCCGGCCAGGGGCATATGACCGCGGGCCTCACGATCGCCATACACTACATCTTCAACCAGCTTGCCTTGCACCGGATCGAGGCAGCCTGTATTCCGGAGAACGACCGTTCGATCCGGCTGCTTGAAAAAGCCGGATTTCAACGTGAAGGCTATATGAAGGAATTTCTGAAGATCAGGGGGGAGTGGAGAGACCACGTTCTCTATGCCCTGATTGCCGGCAACTATAATAAAATCGGGAAACCAGGCATTTGA
- a CDS encoding pitrilysin family protein, translated as MNVEVTTLPSGLTVVTETMPHLESVALGAWVKSGSRNEAEDEHGIAHLLEHMAFKGTARRTARDIAEQIENVGGEVNAATSTESTSYYARVLRDDVPLAVDILADILIESAFDEEELEREKSVILQEIGAANDTPDDIVFDKFSEVAFQGQTIGRSILGTPESVMSFAPNQIRRYLSRNYLAERMYIVAAGAVKHDEFVREVEKRFAGLPTTSPFAQIIEPARYNGGEVRESRDLMDTQLLFGFEGKAYHARDFYCSQILANVLGGGMSSRLFQEVREHRGLCYSVYAFHWGFSDTGIFGIHAATGSENLPELIPVIVDELRKSSEEIRQEEIDRARAQIRAQLLMGQESPAARAGQIARQMMLYGRPISNTELMERLSGITTGRLTDLAGRLFFGTTPTLSAIGPVDELASMEEISHLLNGGSNPGHKTAAE; from the coding sequence ATGAATGTTGAAGTAACCACGCTCCCCTCGGGGCTCACCGTCGTGACAGAAACCATGCCGCATCTGGAGAGCGTTGCTCTCGGCGCCTGGGTGAAGTCGGGATCCCGCAACGAGGCCGAGGACGAGCACGGTATCGCTCACCTTCTCGAGCACATGGCGTTCAAGGGCACTGCCCGGCGTACGGCGCGCGATATCGCCGAGCAGATCGAAAATGTCGGCGGCGAAGTCAATGCCGCCACCTCCACTGAATCCACGTCCTATTATGCGCGCGTTCTGCGGGACGATGTGCCGCTTGCAGTCGATATCCTGGCCGACATCCTCATCGAGTCCGCCTTCGACGAGGAAGAACTCGAGCGCGAAAAGAGCGTCATCCTTCAGGAAATCGGCGCGGCGAACGACACGCCAGACGACATCGTCTTCGACAAGTTCTCTGAAGTCGCCTTCCAGGGCCAGACGATCGGCAGGTCCATTCTCGGCACGCCTGAATCGGTCATGTCCTTCGCGCCGAACCAGATCCGCCGCTATCTCTCGCGCAATTATCTCGCCGAGCGCATGTATATCGTCGCCGCCGGCGCCGTGAAGCACGACGAGTTCGTGCGCGAGGTCGAGAAGCGCTTCGCCGGACTACCGACGACATCCCCCTTTGCACAGATCATCGAACCCGCTCGGTACAATGGCGGCGAGGTGCGCGAATCCCGCGACCTGATGGACACGCAGCTGCTGTTCGGCTTCGAGGGCAAGGCCTATCATGCCCGCGATTTCTACTGTTCGCAGATCCTCGCCAACGTGCTGGGCGGCGGCATGTCGTCGCGGCTGTTCCAGGAAGTGCGCGAACATCGCGGCCTCTGCTATTCGGTCTATGCCTTCCATTGGGGGTTCTCGGACACTGGCATTTTCGGCATCCATGCGGCGACTGGTAGCGAAAACCTGCCCGAACTGATCCCTGTCATCGTCGACGAGCTTCGCAAATCGTCGGAGGAAATCCGGCAGGAGGAAATCGACCGCGCCCGAGCCCAGATCCGTGCTCAGCTTCTCATGGGCCAGGAAAGCCCCGCAGCACGCGCCGGCCAGATCGCGCGCCAGATGATGCTCTACGGCCGCCCGATCTCGAACACCGAACTGATGGAGCGCCTGTCCGGCATCACCACCGGCCGGCTGACCGATCTCGCGGGACGACTGTTCTTCGGCACCACCCCGACGCTCTCGGCGATCGGCCCGGTTGACGAACTTGCCTCGATGGAGGAAATATCACATCTGCTGAACGGCGGCTCGAACCCGGGACACAAGACGGCGGCAGAATAA
- the thrC gene encoding threonine synthase, which translates to MRYVSTRGEAPELGFSDALLTGLARDGGLYVPKEWPHFSKKEIRALRGKSYQDIALAVLTPFAGKDISEADLKAMIDEAYATFKHPAIAPLVQSGPNSYILELFHGTTLAFKDVAMQLLARLMDHTLAARNERSTIVGATSGDTGGAAIDAFGGRERTDLFILFPHEKVSPVQQRQMTTTSHANVHAIAIKGTFDDCQNLVKAMFNDLGFRDRMQLAGVNSINWARIMAQIVYYFTAAISLGGPDRKVSFTVPTGNFGDIFAGYAAKRMGLPIAKLVVATNENDIVARTLKTGRYEMKGVKATTSPSMDIQISSNFERLLFEAYDRDPSKVRIAMDGLKQSGAFEIEKHALKAISRDFKAGRVSEKDVAKTIKGVLAETGYLLDPHTAIGVAIAKKFEKSNAPMVTLATAHPAKFPLAVKNACGIDPALPSWLDGLMQREERFEVLDADIKTVEDFIAHHARIGN; encoded by the coding sequence GTGCGCTATGTTTCGACCCGGGGCGAGGCCCCTGAGCTTGGTTTTTCCGACGCCCTGCTGACGGGTCTGGCGCGAGACGGCGGGCTTTATGTGCCGAAGGAATGGCCGCATTTCTCGAAGAAGGAAATCCGGGCGCTGCGCGGCAAGAGCTACCAGGATATCGCGCTCGCGGTGCTGACGCCCTTCGCCGGCAAGGACATTTCCGAGGCCGATCTCAAGGCGATGATCGACGAGGCCTATGCCACGTTCAAGCATCCGGCGATCGCCCCGCTGGTGCAGAGCGGGCCGAATTCCTACATTCTCGAACTCTTCCATGGCACCACGCTCGCCTTCAAGGACGTCGCGATGCAGTTGCTCGCCCGCCTGATGGACCACACGCTCGCCGCGCGCAACGAACGTTCGACCATCGTCGGCGCGACTTCGGGCGACACGGGTGGCGCAGCAATCGATGCCTTCGGCGGCCGCGAGCGCACCGATCTCTTCATCCTGTTTCCACATGAGAAGGTGTCGCCGGTACAGCAGCGGCAGATGACGACGACATCACATGCCAATGTCCATGCCATTGCCATCAAGGGCACGTTCGACGATTGCCAGAACCTGGTGAAGGCGATGTTCAACGATCTCGGATTCCGCGACCGGATGCAGCTCGCTGGCGTCAACTCGATCAACTGGGCGCGCATCATGGCGCAGATCGTTTATTATTTCACGGCTGCGATCTCGCTTGGCGGTCCGGACCGTAAGGTGTCCTTTACGGTGCCGACCGGCAATTTCGGCGATATTTTCGCGGGCTACGCGGCCAAGCGCATGGGCCTGCCGATCGCAAAGCTGGTGGTCGCGACCAACGAAAACGACATCGTGGCCCGTACGCTGAAGACCGGCCGCTATGAGATGAAGGGCGTCAAGGCCACCACCTCGCCGTCGATGGACATCCAGATCTCGTCGAACTTCGAGCGGCTGCTGTTCGAGGCCTACGACCGTGATCCATCCAAGGTCAGGATCGCCATGGACGGGCTCAAGCAATCGGGTGCCTTCGAGATCGAGAAGCATGCGCTCAAAGCCATTTCACGCGACTTCAAGGCCGGCCGCGTCAGCGAGAAGGACGTGGCGAAAACGATCAAGGGCGTGCTCGCCGAGACCGGCTACCTGCTCGACCCGCACACCGCAATCGGCGTCGCCATCGCAAAGAAATTCGAGAAATCCAACGCTCCGATGGTGACGCTCGCCACGGCGCACCCGGCAAAATTTCCCTTGGCAGTGAAAAATGCTTGCGGTATTGATCCAGCCTTGCCATCGTGGCTGGACGGATTAATGCAAAGGGAGGAGCGCTTCGAAGTGCTGGATGCGGACATTAAGACGGTGGAAGACTTCATCGCCCATCATGCCCGGATCGGGAACTGA